The Nocardia sp. NBC_00508 nucleotide sequence GGTTCCGGTGCCGGTGATCCGGCCGCGCTCGTCCATGATGGTCGGCATCGGCAGGCCGTGCCGCAGACCCATCTCGAAGTCGTTGGGGTCGTGTGCGGGTGTGATCTTCACCGCACCCGAACCGAATTCGGGATCGACGTAGTCGTCGGCGATGATCGGGATCTGCCGCCCGGTGATCGGATGCTCCAGGGTGGTGCCGATCAGGTCCCGGTAGCGCGGGTCCTCGGGGTGCACGGCCACCGCGGTGTCGCCGAGCATGGTCTCCACCCGGGTGGTCGCCACGACGACATGCGGCTCGTCGTCTTTCAGCGACCCGTAGCGCAGCGAGACCAGCTCACCTTGCACATCCTCGTACTTGACCTCGATATCCGAGATCGCGGTGCGCAGTTCCGGCGACCAGTTCACCAGGCGCTCGGCGCGGTAGATCAGGCCCGCGTCGTAGAGCCGCTTGAACATGGTCTGCACAGCGCGGGACAGGCCGTCGTCCATGGTGAAGCGATCCCGGCTCCAGTCGACGCCGTCGCCGAGCGCGCGCATCTGCCATTGGATGGCGCCGCCGGACTCTCGCTTCCAGTCCCACACCTTTTGGACGAACAGTTCGCGGCCGAAGTCTTCCTTCGTCTTGCCGTCCACCGCGAGCTGCTTTTCCACCACGGTCTGGGTGGCGATGCCCGCATGGTCCATGCCGGGCAGCCACAGCACCTCGTAGCCCTGCATCCGCTTGCGGCGCGACAGGGTGTCCATCAGGGTGTGGTCGAGCGCGTGGCCCATGTGGAGCGTGCCGGTGACGTTCGGTGGCGGCAGCACGATCGAGTAGGGGGGCTTGCCGCTGGCGGTGTCGGCGGTGAAATAGCCAGCATCTACCCAGCGCTCGTACATCTCGGCCTCTACGTCGCTGGGGGTCCAGCTCTTGGGGAGGGCATCGGCACGATTACGCGTGTTGTCAGGGGCTGCGCTGGTCACCCCGCGATTCTAGAGCGCGTCGATCCGTGCACTTCGGGTCGGTCGACCCGCCTGGCACCAGGCAGGCGAATTCCCGCGCGAATCCGCGGGACGTGCCGATCGGCGCCCGCAGGGTAACCACCGTTCACCGGGGCCGGTCGAGGGGCTTACCTTACCGATCGAAGGTGCGCCATTCCTGGCTGAAGACAAAATAAGGCGGAGTCTTCGGTGGATGAGGGACACCGAACACTCCGCCTATGTCAGTAGCTTACCGGCGATCCGAGACCGGACCCGGAATCCATAAGTAATTCTCAGCTTCCGGCATTTTCTACCCCGACATTCCCTTTATCGGGCGGGCACGCCCAGGTCCGCCATCACCAAGTCGCCGTTGATCGCGATCGCCGCGGTGGAGCCCGCGCCCGCCGCCGAAATCACCTGGGCTGCCGGGTTGCCGACGTTGCCCGCGGCCCAGACACCCGGAACGCTGGTGCGTCCGGTCGGGTCGGTGACCACCCAACCGGCGTCGTCGAACGCGCAGCCCAGCGCGACGAGCAGGGCGTCGTTGGCACGGAAGGTCGGGGCGACGAACATCGCCGTCCGGGGCACCGCCCTACCGTCGGACAGTTCCACTCCGCGCAGCACGTCGTCCACGACGAACCGTGCGACCTCCCCCTCGAGCACACGAACCCCGCGCGCGTCCAACTGGGCGCGGTCGCCGTCCGAGAGCGTCATCGTGTGCGGGAAGAAGATCACGTCCTGCGACCACTGCGGCAGCAACAGCGCCAAGTGCACCGCGCGCGCCACCGCGCCCGGCTCGCGGCCGCCGAGCACTCCGATCGGCTGGTCACGGACCTCGTAGCCGTGGCAGTACGGGCAGTGCAGCACGTCGCGACCCCAGCGCTCGCGCACGCCGGGCAGCTCCGGCAGTTCGTCCCGCAGTCCGGTGGCGACCACCACGCGGCGTGCCCGCAACGACCCGCCTCGTCCGAGCCGCAGTGTGTAGTCGTCCGAGGCGGCGCCCGCATCGATGACGACGTCATCGATCACTTCCGCGCCGTAGCCCACGACCTCGGCGACCCCGGCCGCCAGCAGAGCCGCGGGCGCCATTCCGTCGCGCGACAAGAACCCGTGCATGTGCTCGGCGGGCGCGTTCCGCGGCGCGCCGCCGTCTACCACCGCGACGCGTCGCCGCGCCCTGGCCAAGACCAGCGCCGCGGACAGTCCTGCCGCGCCGCCACCCACGATCACCACGTCGTATGTCTCGCTCATTGGGGCACCATCCCTTCTGCAGCCCGAACAGTTAGGGTTGTTGTCTCTCGGTTCCGGTGGGTGCATGGCCTTCGTCGCGTGCCATTTGATGGCCAGCATGAGTTCTGCCAGCCCCACCGGGCCGAGGGCCGCGGACCGGCGTCAGGGACATGCCCCGCAGAGGGCCGATCAATGAGCTTCCGGCGGCGGCCCTCGCTTCCGAGGAGGCAGTTCATCGACCTCGAGGGAGCACACCTGTGGCGTTCGCCGGCTGGGACTGGGGCAGCACCACTCACGACGTGACCGTGATCGACGATGCCGGTGGCAAGATCGAACGCTTCCCGGTGCCGCATACTGAAGACGGCATCGCTCGCGCGTTGGCACGGCTGGCCTGCTACGGCGGGCCCGGTGAGTTGCCGGTGGCAATCGAGACCACCCGCGGGCTGGTCGTGGACCGGCTGCTGACCGCCGGGCATCCGGTGATTCCGGTGCACCCCAACGCTTTTCATGCCGCTCGCCCCCGTTGGGGCGCCGCCCGCGCCAAGAACGATCCCGGCGATGGGTTCAAGCTGGCCGACTACGCCCGCACCGACGGCCACCGGCTGCCGGTACTGGCCCCGACCCTGCCGCAAACGCTCGAACTGCAGGCATTGACCCGTCAGCGCGGCGACCACCTGGGCATGCGCATCGCCGCGGTCAATCAACTCGCCGCGCTGCTGGACACGCACTGGCCCGGAGGCAGGACGATCTTCGCCAGCCTGCACTCGCCGATCGCGCTGGCGTTCCTGGACCGCTACCCGAGCCCGCAGGCCGCTGCTGGGCTCACCGCGGCCCGCCTCGAGGCGTTCTGCCGCCGCCACCACTACAGCGGCCGCCGTCCCGGCACCGAGCTGCTCGCCCGGCTGCGCGAGGCACCCACATCGGCCAGCAGGCTCGGCGAGCCGGTCATCGCGCAGCTGGTCCGCGCCCAGACCGGGCTCGTCCGCTCGATCCAAACCAGCATCGACGCACTCGACGCCGTGATCGCCGACGCTCTCGCCGCACACCCCTACGCCAGATTGCTGGCCGATCTGCCCCGCGTCGGCACACTGAACCTGGCCCAGATCATCGGCGAGGTCGGCCCAATCCTGGAGCGCGCCAACAGCTTCGATCAACTCGCCGCCGAAACCGGCATCGCCCCGGTCACCCGCTCCTCCGGCAAAATCCACACCGTCGCCTTCCGCCACGCCACCAACCAGCGAGCCAGACAAGCCTTGGTGACCTGGATCGACAACAGCCGCCGCGCCAGCGACTGGGCAGACCAGCGCTACACCGCCGCCCGCGCCCGCGGCCAACGACACCCCCACGCCATCCGCACCCTCGGCCGCGCCTGGCTGCGCATCATCTGGGCTTGCTGGCGCACCAAAACCTGCTACGACCCCACCAAAAAACAACCGACTCAACAACCGATCGCCGCATAGGGGTTGACTCAGGGAACTCATGCCTACGCCTCGCCGGGGTTCTGCTCCGGCACGAGCGAGTGCTCGGCTGTATCCATCTGTTCCCTCGCTCATCTGCGATCACCTCCGACGACAGAGTGCCGTCCCGGTCACCAGTCCGGCAACAAATGTTGCCGATTCCGGGAAACCGCGGTGCACTGGTGACATGTCCACGCAACCGGCCGTCACCCAGGCCCTCGCCGACATCGGCCCCCGGCTCAAGGCGCTGCGCACCCGCCGGAACGTCACCCTCACCGCGCTGGCGGAAAGCACCGGGATCTCCAAGAGCACGCTGTCGCGATTGGAGTCCGGGCAGCGCAAGGCCAGTCTGGAACTGCTGCTACCCATCGCGATGGCCCACCAGGTGCCGTTGGACGAACTGGTGGCCGCGCCGAAGATCGCCGACCCCAGGGTGCACGCCACGGCACGAAAGATGAACGGGCTCACCATCGTCCCGCTCACTCGACAGCCGGGTCCGCTGCAGGCGTTCAAGATCATCATCCCACCCGGTCGCGGCGAGCCGGACCCGAAGGTGCACGAGGGTTTCGAGTGGCTCTACGTGCTGTCCGGACGGCTCCGGCTGGTGCTCGGCGAGCACGATCTGGTGCTCGGCCCCGGCGAGGCCGCGGAATTCGACACCCGCCAACCGCATTGGTTCGGCAGCGCGGGCCGCGGCTCGGTGGAAATCCTCAGCCTTTTCGGCGCACAGGGAGAACGAATGCACCTTCGCGCGCGTTCGGCAGGACGAAAACGCACGTAATGCGTTAATGTCCGAAATGTCTGTTATTGCCGGATCGCGGAAAATCTGGATCCTGGAGAACGTGGCTGATCCCAGCGTTCCTCCTCCGGTGAATCTCGAAGAAAAACCAGGGTTTTCCCGGTTGCCGAACGAGTCTCCGCTGGGGACGCTGGTAGGGGTGAACCCCCCGCTCGAAGCCACACCGACGCACGCCCCCGAACCCCGGCTGCTGTCTCCCGATACCCTGCACGATCTACGGGGCCACGCGATCGAGGAGCTGCGGTACCCGGCGTCGGCGGCGCTGATCGTCGCGGGTATCCCGGGCGCGGGCAAGAGCACCGCACTGCGCAAGTTCTTCAGCGCCGAGTCCGATGCCGCGGCGCCCTCGCGCGGCCCCGATGGCGCGCTGGTGCTCGACTCGATGCAGGCGCGCAACCGTTTACGGCCCAGGCTGTGGTGGCTCCCCTATCTGCTGTGGCGGCCTGTCGTGCACATCGCGCACCTCCGGGCGATCCGCACGGCGTTGCGCGACACCACCGGTCCGGTCGTCATCCACGACTGCGCGACCTTCCGCTGGACGCGCACGCTGATCCAGCGCTGGGCAGCGGGATATGGCCGCGAACTGCACCTGCTCATGCTCGACGTGCCCGCCACCGTGGCGCGGGCAGGCCAGTACGCCCGCGGTCGCCGGATCAACCGCGTGGCCTTCACGGTGCACGTGCGGAGCTGGCGGCGGCTCATGCGTGAAATCGCGACCGAGCACCATACGCCGAGCGGCACATCGCGTTCGGTGGTCATCGTCGACCGTGCTGCCGTCAACCGGATCCGTCGCGTGGTCTTCGCCGCCTGACCATGGAACCGCTTGTCGCCGTCAGGGCACCAGAACAGTGAGCGCCGCGGGAGCCGCGCGGATGGTGATCGGCAAGGTGCCCGCGGGTTCGCCATCGGCGGTCGCGGGCGCGCCCGGCGCGCTGAGGGTGATGGCCGCGGCACGGTACTGCTTGACCTCGGGATGGTTCTGGCGTTTACCCGCCGACAGCGCGGGAAGCAGGCGCAGCATCTCCCTCCGCGACAGCGCGCCCACCACGGTCAGGTCGAGCAGTCCGTCGTCCATGACCGCGTCCGGGCAGATCAACATGCCGCCGCCGTAGGTGCGGGTGTTGCCGACCGCGACCATGACCGCCTCGGTCTCCAGCAGGGAGCCCGCGCCGGGATTGGTCAGTCCGTCGGTGACCGCACCGGTCAGCTCGACGCGGTAGGGCACGGTGAAACGTCCGGAGATCTCGGCCAGTGCCGCGACGGTGTAGCGCAGTCTGCCTTTCGGCCAGCGCATGTCATTGGCGCGCAAGGTGACCCGCGCGTCGAATCCGGTGCCCGTCACGGTGGCGAACCACATCGGCGCGCCCGACCCCGTGGGCTCGATCCGACCCAGATCGATGGTACGGGTCCGCCCGCGCAATACGAGATCGGCCGCCGCGCTCGGGTCGTCGGTCGGCACGCCGAGTTCCCTGGCCAGATCGTTGCCGGTGCCCGCGGGAATCATGCCGAGCGCGACGCCGGTCTCGGCGACGGCCGCAAGGGTCACGTTGACCAGCCCGTCGCCGCCGACGCAGACCACCCCGTCGGGCTTCGCGCCGCTCGCGCCGGTGATCGAATCGCGAACCTGCCGAACCGATTCGGCGGCCGACGGCGCGCACACCTCGGTCACGTCGGCGCCGCCGGCGCGGAACCGGGCGATCGCGGCGCTCGCGACGTCGCCGCCCTTGCCGTGCCCGGACCGCGGATTGGTCACCACGGTGATCGCCCGCACTGACGAATGCTCGGTCACGGCACCAGCTTTCCGGGGTTCAGGATGCCCGCCGGGTCGAGTTCGGCTTTCACCGCGCGCAGCACGCGCACGCCGAGATCGCCGACCTCCTCCGGCAGCCACGGACGGTGATCGGTGCCGACCGCGTGATGGTGGGTGATGGTGCCGCCCGCCGCGACGATGGCGTCGCCCGCGGCGCGCTTCGCTGCCAGCCACTGGTCCAGCGGGTCGTCCAACTGCTTGGCGACGACCGTGAAGTACAGCGAAGCGCCGGTCGGATAGGTGTGCGAGATGTGGCACATGACCAGTGCGGGCGTCCCTTGCCTGCCCAGGGCGTCGGTCAGCGCCGCGGTCACCTTCGCCTTCAGCGCCGCGAGGTTGGACCAGGTGGTGGCGGTCTCCAGGGTCTCGCACAGCACGCCGACGTCCAGTAGCGCGTCGCGGAGGTAGGGGGCGGCGAATCGGCCGTGCTCCCACTCCTGCGCTGGTTCCTCACCCAGCGGCGTGCCACCCGCGGCGGCGAGCACCGCGCCCGCCTCGGCACTGCGCGCCGCGACATGCGCCGCGCTGCCCTCGTAGGTGGTGACGGCCAGGCACCCCGCGACCGAGCTGTCGCCGATGTCGCCGGAGCGGGCCAGGTTGATCCCGGTCTCCGCCTCGTCGGACAGCCGCAGCACAGTCGGCGCGGCGCCCGCCTGCACCACCGAACGCAGTGCGGCGGCGCCGGTTTCGAAATCGGGAAACGACCACGACTGGTAGGCAACGGTTTCCGGGACCGGATGCACCCGCAGGGTTACCTCGGTGATCACGCCGAGTGTTCCCTCCGAACCGACGAACAGCTCGCGCAGGTCCGGTCCGGCGGCCGAGGCGGGGGCACGACCGAGTTCCAGCGTGCCGCTCGGTGTGGCGACCTTCAGCCGCTGCACCATGTCGTCGAAGCGGCCATAACCGGCCGACGCCTGTCCGGACGACCGCGTTGCCGCGAAGCCGCCGATCGTGGCGAATTCGAAGCTCTGCGGGAAGTGGCCGAGCGAAAGACCGTGCGCGCCGAGCAGTTCCTCCGCGCGCGGACCGGTGAGCCCCGCACCCAGTGTGGCCGTGCCGCTGGTCGGATCGAGGTCGGTCACGCGATCGAGCCTGCGCAGGTCCAGCGCGATTA carries:
- a CDS encoding NAD(P)/FAD-dependent oxidoreductase, giving the protein MSETYDVVIVGGGAAGLSAALVLARARRRVAVVDGGAPRNAPAEHMHGFLSRDGMAPAALLAAGVAEVVGYGAEVIDDVVIDAGAASDDYTLRLGRGGSLRARRVVVATGLRDELPELPGVRERWGRDVLHCPYCHGYEVRDQPIGVLGGREPGAVARAVHLALLLPQWSQDVIFFPHTMTLSDGDRAQLDARGVRVLEGEVARFVVDDVLRGVELSDGRAVPRTAMFVAPTFRANDALLVALGCAFDDAGWVVTDPTGRTSVPGVWAAGNVGNPAAQVISAAGAGSTAAIAINGDLVMADLGVPAR
- a CDS encoding IS110 family transposase, translating into MAFAGWDWGSTTHDVTVIDDAGGKIERFPVPHTEDGIARALARLACYGGPGELPVAIETTRGLVVDRLLTAGHPVIPVHPNAFHAARPRWGAARAKNDPGDGFKLADYARTDGHRLPVLAPTLPQTLELQALTRQRGDHLGMRIAAVNQLAALLDTHWPGGRTIFASLHSPIALAFLDRYPSPQAAAGLTAARLEAFCRRHHYSGRRPGTELLARLREAPTSASRLGEPVIAQLVRAQTGLVRSIQTSIDALDAVIADALAAHPYARLLADLPRVGTLNLAQIIGEVGPILERANSFDQLAAETGIAPVTRSSGKIHTVAFRHATNQRARQALVTWIDNSRRASDWADQRYTAARARGQRHPHAIRTLGRAWLRIIWACWRTKTCYDPTKKQPTQQPIAA
- a CDS encoding helix-turn-helix domain-containing protein, with the translated sequence MSTQPAVTQALADIGPRLKALRTRRNVTLTALAESTGISKSTLSRLESGQRKASLELLLPIAMAHQVPLDELVAAPKIADPRVHATARKMNGLTIVPLTRQPGPLQAFKIIIPPGRGEPDPKVHEGFEWLYVLSGRLRLVLGEHDLVLGPGEAAEFDTRQPHWFGSAGRGSVEILSLFGAQGERMHLRARSAGRKRT
- a CDS encoding AAA family ATPase, with product MADPSVPPPVNLEEKPGFSRLPNESPLGTLVGVNPPLEATPTHAPEPRLLSPDTLHDLRGHAIEELRYPASAALIVAGIPGAGKSTALRKFFSAESDAAAPSRGPDGALVLDSMQARNRLRPRLWWLPYLLWRPVVHIAHLRAIRTALRDTTGPVVIHDCATFRWTRTLIQRWAAGYGRELHLLMLDVPATVARAGQYARGRRINRVAFTVHVRSWRRLMREIATEHHTPSGTSRSVVIVDRAAVNRIRRVVFAA
- a CDS encoding YegS/Rv2252/BmrU family lipid kinase codes for the protein MTEHSSVRAITVVTNPRSGHGKGGDVASAAIARFRAGGADVTEVCAPSAAESVRQVRDSITGASGAKPDGVVCVGGDGLVNVTLAAVAETGVALGMIPAGTGNDLARELGVPTDDPSAAADLVLRGRTRTIDLGRIEPTGSGAPMWFATVTGTGFDARVTLRANDMRWPKGRLRYTVAALAEISGRFTVPYRVELTGAVTDGLTNPGAGSLLETEAVMVAVGNTRTYGGGMLICPDAVMDDGLLDLTVVGALSRREMLRLLPALSAGKRQNHPEVKQYRAAAITLSAPGAPATADGEPAGTLPITIRAAPAALTVLVP
- a CDS encoding FAD-binding oxidoreductase; the encoded protein is MVWDAWGVPAGHQPLSERIRTLLTQVFGVSGTPVARRDESDVPLRESALTPARRAGLVEVVGTGNVSADHRDRLRHAGGKSTPDLLRRRAEGPQEAPDAVVFPADHDQVLAVLGYCVEHAVAVVPFGGGTSVVGGVDPVRGRFDAIIALDLRRLDRVTDLDPTSGTATLGAGLTGPRAEELLGAHGLSLGHFPQSFEFATIGGFAATRSSGQASAGYGRFDDMVQRLKVATPSGTLELGRAPASAAGPDLRELFVGSEGTLGVITEVTLRVHPVPETVAYQSWSFPDFETGAAALRSVVQAGAAPTVLRLSDEAETGINLARSGDIGDSSVAGCLAVTTYEGSAAHVAARSAEAGAVLAAAGGTPLGEEPAQEWEHGRFAAPYLRDALLDVGVLCETLETATTWSNLAALKAKVTAALTDALGRQGTPALVMCHISHTYPTGASLYFTVVAKQLDDPLDQWLAAKRAAGDAIVAAGGTITHHHAVGTDHRPWLPEEVGDLGVRVLRAVKAELDPAGILNPGKLVP